A genomic stretch from Paraburkholderia dioscoreae includes:
- a CDS encoding IclR family transcriptional regulator, with amino-acid sequence MKPTDRALGIFEAFETVGRPMTLSELAEAAGLPVSTSHGIVRVLMERGYLYLTSRRKDLFPTRRLYDMAAKIIANDPYIERLEPYLGALRDATQETVIVGKRQQNEIIYLSVLEGPQTIRYSAAAGALKPLHSTSIGKAMLSRAEAGELRRLLAESALASVTDHTLTSAQALFDDIAQSRERGYFVTRGESVSDVFAVAVPVDVNRDTLGIAIAGPRHRMDGQIERIAAVLLDAKRAIEQSKP; translated from the coding sequence ATGAAACCGACAGATCGTGCCTTGGGTATCTTCGAAGCCTTCGAAACCGTTGGCCGTCCCATGACCCTCAGCGAGCTGGCCGAGGCCGCGGGGCTGCCGGTGAGTACGAGCCACGGCATCGTGCGCGTGCTGATGGAGCGCGGCTATCTCTATCTGACGAGCCGGCGCAAAGACCTCTTTCCCACGCGCCGTCTTTACGACATGGCGGCGAAGATCATCGCGAACGATCCGTATATCGAACGGCTCGAACCGTATCTGGGGGCGCTGCGCGATGCGACGCAGGAAACCGTGATCGTCGGCAAGCGGCAGCAGAACGAGATCATTTATCTGAGCGTGCTCGAAGGGCCGCAGACCATTCGTTACAGCGCGGCGGCGGGCGCGCTCAAGCCGCTTCACTCCACGTCGATCGGCAAGGCGATGCTGAGCCGCGCCGAAGCCGGCGAGTTGCGCCGTCTTCTTGCCGAATCGGCACTTGCTTCCGTGACGGATCACACGTTGACCTCGGCGCAGGCGCTTTTCGACGATATCGCGCAATCACGCGAGCGGGGCTATTTCGTCACGCGCGGCGAAAGCGTAAGCGATGTGTTCGCGGTGGCGGTGCCCGTCGACGTGAACCGCGACACACTCGGCATTGCCATTGCGGGTCCGCGTCACAGAATGGACGGGCAGATCGAGCGCATCGCAGCCGTGCTGCTCGATGCAAAGCGCGCGATCGAACAGTCGAAGCCATGA
- a CDS encoding AraC family transcriptional regulator: protein MSSKIEDDPLSDFLRLLGAQPVVAGGFSAGGTWAIRFPQPKKIKFFALVKGSCWLSVDAQTGPVAVGEGDVFLLTGERSFVLASDPDAAPVDAATLFSGNAARSATIGDGNGCTQIGGHVRLAPSNDTLLVDALPSLIHIRADCEQAAVLQWLLARLVKEFASGLPGSGLASTYLAQLMFVEMLRVHLDSGAEIPNGWLRAIGDKRLAPALRLMHADPGRAWRLDELASAAAMSRTSFCVHFRSVAGMAPLTWLTQWRMRMARQALIDEKIPIAVLAARLGYSSESAFSSAFKRMSSVSPSEYRRTGWAA from the coding sequence ATGAGTTCAAAAATCGAGGATGACCCGCTTTCGGATTTCCTCCGGCTGCTCGGTGCCCAGCCCGTCGTGGCAGGCGGTTTCTCCGCCGGCGGCACATGGGCGATCCGCTTTCCGCAACCGAAAAAGATCAAGTTCTTCGCGCTGGTCAAGGGCAGTTGCTGGCTTTCCGTCGACGCGCAAACGGGGCCGGTCGCGGTCGGCGAAGGCGACGTGTTTCTGCTGACCGGCGAACGCTCCTTTGTCCTCGCGAGCGACCCGGACGCGGCACCGGTCGACGCGGCCACCCTATTCTCCGGCAACGCGGCCCGGAGCGCGACGATCGGCGACGGCAACGGTTGCACGCAGATCGGAGGACACGTCAGACTCGCGCCGTCCAACGACACGCTGCTGGTCGACGCCCTGCCGTCGCTGATACACATCCGTGCGGACTGCGAGCAGGCGGCCGTCCTTCAATGGCTGCTGGCCCGCCTCGTCAAGGAATTCGCGTCGGGTTTGCCGGGCAGCGGCCTCGCTTCGACGTACCTTGCGCAACTGATGTTCGTCGAAATGCTGCGCGTCCATCTCGACTCCGGCGCGGAAATCCCCAACGGATGGCTGCGCGCGATTGGCGACAAACGGCTTGCGCCCGCGCTAAGACTGATGCATGCCGATCCCGGCCGGGCGTGGCGGCTCGACGAACTCGCGAGCGCAGCGGCCATGTCGCGCACGTCGTTCTGCGTGCATTTCAGGTCTGTCGCGGGCATGGCTCCGCTCACATGGCTCACGCAGTGGCGCATGCGTATGGCAAGGCAGGCGTTGATCGACGAGAAAATACCGATTGCCGTTCTCGCGGCAAGGTTGGGTTACTCATCCGAAAGCGCATTCAGCAGCGCGTTCAAGCGGATGTCCAGTGTGTCGCCGAGCGAATACAGGCGGACGGGGTGGGCGGCTTGA
- a CDS encoding CaiB/BaiF CoA transferase family protein: MKTPFSAEASGPSAGSSSGPLSGIRVIEIGHMLMGPYCGMLLADLGAEVIKIEPPEGDIGRSISPHMIGPHNAYFASLNRSKQSVVLDLASEAGRHALAALVRDSHALITNLRPSAIQKLGLTYNRLRVHNERIVCVAMTGFGLDSPHAELPAYDYVIQALTGIMNLTGDPDGPPTKAGYSAVDNSTGMMGAVGLLAKIVEGRGGQVDIAMFDVMVSQLNYLAGAALNGGETARRHALSSHPYIVPAQLFRTRDDWLMIFITHDNFWRIFAQRVGHPEWITQPGFATMAERRVQRAIVIDALSAMFASETTQHWLDLLASSGVVVSRLASIEEALASAQVQAREMVVEIQSEAGPLKVVGNPIRIDGVRTRYDVPPLLGEHTAAWCSEVPT; this comes from the coding sequence ATGAAAACGCCCTTCAGCGCCGAGGCAAGCGGTCCGTCAGCGGGTTCGTCGTCGGGCCCGTTGAGCGGCATCCGTGTGATCGAAATCGGCCACATGCTGATGGGGCCTTACTGCGGCATGCTGCTCGCCGATCTCGGCGCCGAGGTGATCAAGATCGAGCCGCCCGAGGGCGATATCGGCCGGTCGATCAGCCCGCACATGATCGGCCCGCACAATGCCTATTTCGCGAGCCTGAATCGCAGCAAGCAGAGCGTGGTGCTGGATCTCGCCAGCGAAGCGGGACGCCACGCGCTGGCGGCGCTGGTGCGCGACTCCCATGCGCTGATTACGAATCTGCGGCCGTCCGCGATTCAGAAACTCGGTCTCACGTACAACCGGTTGCGCGTGCATAACGAACGGATCGTCTGCGTCGCGATGACGGGTTTCGGGCTCGACAGCCCGCATGCTGAATTGCCCGCCTACGACTATGTGATCCAGGCGCTCACCGGCATCATGAACCTGACGGGCGATCCGGACGGCCCGCCGACCAAGGCGGGCTATTCCGCCGTCGACAACTCGACGGGCATGATGGGCGCCGTCGGCCTGCTCGCGAAAATCGTCGAAGGCCGTGGTGGCCAGGTGGATATCGCAATGTTCGACGTGATGGTGTCGCAACTGAACTACCTGGCGGGGGCCGCGCTGAACGGCGGTGAAACGGCCCGGCGCCATGCGCTCTCTTCGCATCCGTACATCGTGCCCGCGCAATTGTTCAGGACGCGCGACGACTGGTTGATGATCTTCATCACGCACGACAACTTCTGGCGTATTTTCGCGCAACGTGTCGGTCATCCCGAATGGATCACGCAGCCTGGCTTCGCGACGATGGCCGAGCGCCGCGTGCAACGCGCGATCGTGATCGACGCGCTGTCGGCCATGTTTGCGAGCGAGACCACGCAGCATTGGCTCGATCTGCTGGCGTCGTCCGGTGTCGTGGTGTCGCGGCTCGCTTCGATCGAGGAAGCGCTGGCGAGCGCCCAGGTGCAGGCGCGCGAGATGGTGGTGGAAATCCAGTCGGAGGCGGGACCGCTGAAAGTGGTCGGCAATCCGATTCGTATCGACGGTGTGCGCACGCGCTACGACGTGCCGCCGCTGCTCGGCGAGCACACGGCCGCATGGTGCAGCGAGGTGCCGACATGA
- a CDS encoding TRAP transporter large permease: MNQLFIGAGMFGGLLAVLSLGVPIAFALLFVALASLFLTGGGWDALNLIPSTYWGSVATFTLTSVPMFMFMGAIVSASGMGARLYAALATILDGVPGGLAVATTLACGVMAAVSGSSVATAAAIGGFAVSEMRRHGVPAGQACGSVAAGGTLGILLPPSIPLIVYSVIAEQSIGRLFAATLVPGAIMAAAFAVFQMGLALRRRAQGERRTRPLASLRARVFALKDIGPFALLILIILGSLYRGLATPQEAASLGIVASLVLAGAVYRELNWHSFREILVNAAQSSVMILAVISSAIVFGYVMTTSQVAASLTQTVARAHLEPWVLFISINLLLIFLGCFMETIAIIVVTMPVLVPVVQAYHWNLIWFGVVVVINMEMALIHPPVGLNLFVVQSVAPDVPLRRIVLGTLPYVFIMAMVLGLIGVFPQLTTMLLGAS; the protein is encoded by the coding sequence GTGAATCAGCTCTTTATCGGCGCCGGCATGTTCGGCGGGCTGCTGGCCGTACTGTCGCTCGGCGTGCCGATTGCGTTCGCGCTGCTGTTCGTCGCGCTCGCTTCGCTGTTTCTGACCGGCGGCGGCTGGGACGCGCTGAATCTCATTCCGAGCACCTACTGGGGATCGGTGGCGACGTTTACGCTGACCTCCGTGCCGATGTTCATGTTCATGGGCGCGATCGTGTCCGCGTCCGGTATGGGCGCACGTCTCTATGCCGCGCTCGCCACCATTCTCGACGGCGTGCCCGGCGGGCTGGCGGTCGCCACGACCCTGGCTTGCGGCGTGATGGCCGCGGTGTCGGGTTCGAGCGTGGCGACTGCGGCGGCGATCGGCGGCTTTGCAGTCTCCGAGATGCGCCGGCACGGTGTGCCGGCGGGGCAGGCATGCGGTTCCGTGGCGGCGGGCGGCACACTCGGCATTCTGCTGCCGCCGAGCATCCCGCTCATTGTGTATAGCGTGATCGCAGAGCAATCCATCGGCCGGCTGTTCGCGGCGACGCTCGTGCCGGGTGCGATCATGGCCGCCGCGTTTGCCGTCTTCCAGATGGGGCTCGCGTTGCGTCGGCGAGCGCAGGGCGAACGCCGCACACGGCCGCTGGCGTCGCTGAGGGCGCGCGTTTTCGCACTGAAGGATATCGGGCCGTTTGCGCTCCTGATCCTGATCATTCTGGGCTCGCTGTATCGCGGTCTGGCGACTCCGCAGGAGGCGGCATCGCTGGGTATCGTGGCGAGTCTGGTTCTTGCCGGCGCGGTGTACCGGGAACTGAACTGGCACAGCTTCCGCGAAATTCTCGTCAACGCGGCACAAAGCAGTGTGATGATCCTCGCCGTCATTTCATCGGCCATCGTGTTCGGCTACGTGATGACGACGAGCCAGGTGGCCGCTTCGCTCACGCAAACTGTCGCGCGCGCGCATCTCGAACCGTGGGTGCTGTTCATCAGCATCAATCTGTTGCTGATCTTTCTCGGCTGCTTCATGGAGACGATTGCGATCATCGTCGTCACGATGCCGGTGCTGGTGCCGGTCGTGCAGGCGTATCACTGGAACCTGATCTGGTTCGGTGTCGTGGTCGTGATCAATATGGAAATGGCGCTGATTCATCCGCCCGTGGGGCTGAACCTGTTTGTCGTTCAAAGCGTCGCGCCCGATGTGCCGTTGCGGCGCATCGTGCTGGGCACGCTGCCCTATGTGTTCATCATGGCGATGGTGCTGGGGTTGATCGGCGTTTTTCCGCAACTGACTACGATGCTGTTGGGGGCGTCATGA
- a CDS encoding acyl-CoA mutase large subunit family protein → MKASAVELDEAISMPHPDSTPSGLHVPVVVGPDAARGAEGVGAPGQFPFTRGIFADGYRGRLWTMRQYSGFGTAEESNERYRFLLDQGQTGLSVALDLPTQCGLDPDDPMARSEIGKVGVSLSNLSEMELLFRGIDLGRISTSFTINGTAAMIYAMYVACADKQGVPRDRLTGTIQNDILKEYVARGTWIFPVRPSMRLIADSILYSNEVSPRFNPISIAGAHMRDAGCTAVEEMAYTLANGLAYVDAVVARGGDVAKFARRLSFFFYVHMDLFEEVAKFRAGRRVWARLIKERYGVDDEKAQMFRFGVVCGGSSLTSAQPYNNVVRVAIETCAAVMGGAQSVFTCAYDEAFQIPTEFSAELALRTQQIIGYESGIARTVDPLGGSYFVEDLTDRTEARIRELMTEIDAYGGAVKAIEDGWLQLRIAKSALQRKRDTDGQERLVVGQNCFRRENQTEQPGELFRLNPQASATVAERFERLRDTRNQLDVQKSLDALGVAAARDEGNLMPYLVDCCHAYATVGEMVARLKAQWGEFEEPVHL, encoded by the coding sequence ATGAAGGCAAGTGCAGTCGAACTCGACGAAGCGATCAGCATGCCGCATCCGGACAGTACGCCGTCGGGACTGCATGTGCCGGTCGTGGTGGGCCCCGACGCTGCGCGAGGCGCCGAGGGCGTCGGCGCACCGGGCCAGTTTCCGTTCACGCGCGGTATTTTCGCGGATGGCTATCGCGGCCGGTTGTGGACGATGCGGCAATACTCCGGCTTCGGCACTGCGGAAGAATCGAACGAACGGTATCGTTTTCTGCTCGATCAGGGCCAGACGGGTCTTTCCGTCGCGCTCGATCTGCCCACCCAATGCGGGCTTGATCCGGACGATCCGATGGCGCGCTCGGAGATCGGCAAAGTGGGCGTTTCGCTGTCGAATCTCTCGGAGATGGAACTGCTTTTCCGGGGTATCGACCTTGGCAGGATTTCGACGTCGTTCACGATCAACGGCACGGCAGCGATGATCTACGCGATGTACGTGGCCTGCGCCGACAAACAGGGTGTGCCGCGCGACCGCCTCACCGGCACGATCCAGAACGATATTCTCAAGGAGTACGTGGCGCGCGGCACATGGATCTTTCCGGTGCGGCCCTCCATGCGGCTGATCGCCGACTCGATTCTCTACTCGAACGAAGTGTCGCCGCGCTTCAATCCGATTTCGATAGCGGGCGCGCATATGCGCGATGCCGGCTGTACCGCGGTCGAGGAAATGGCTTACACGCTCGCCAACGGTCTAGCATATGTGGACGCCGTGGTCGCGCGTGGCGGCGATGTGGCGAAGTTCGCACGGCGCCTGAGCTTTTTCTTCTACGTCCATATGGACCTGTTCGAAGAGGTCGCCAAATTCCGCGCGGGGCGGCGCGTATGGGCGCGCCTCATCAAGGAACGCTATGGCGTGGACGACGAAAAAGCGCAGATGTTCCGTTTCGGCGTGGTGTGCGGCGGCTCGTCGCTGACTTCGGCGCAACCGTATAACAACGTCGTGCGCGTCGCGATAGAAACCTGTGCGGCAGTGATGGGCGGTGCCCAGTCCGTCTTTACCTGCGCGTACGACGAGGCTTTTCAGATTCCCACGGAGTTCTCCGCGGAGCTCGCGCTGCGGACTCAACAGATCATCGGTTACGAAAGCGGCATTGCGCGCACGGTCGATCCGTTGGGCGGCTCGTACTTCGTCGAAGATCTGACCGACCGCACTGAAGCGCGGATCCGTGAGCTGATGACCGAGATCGACGCATACGGCGGCGCGGTTAAGGCGATTGAAGACGGCTGGCTGCAGTTGCGTATCGCAAAGAGCGCTTTGCAGCGCAAGCGTGATACCGACGGCCAGGAGCGGCTCGTCGTGGGGCAGAACTGTTTCCGGCGCGAGAACCAGACCGAGCAGCCGGGCGAACTGTTTCGTCTGAATCCGCAGGCAAGCGCGACGGTCGCCGAGCGCTTCGAGCGCCTGCGCGACACGCGAAATCAGTTAGACGTCCAGAAGTCGCTCGACGCATTGGGCGTCGCCGCCGCGCGTGACGAGGGCAACCTGATGCCGTATCTGGTCGACTGCTGTCATGCATATGCGACGGTCGGTGAAATGGTTGCGCGGCTAAAAGCGCAGTGGGGAGAATTCGAGGAGCCGGTCCATCTATGA
- a CDS encoding cobalamin B12-binding domain-containing protein — MNSSTQMADSTSASPASPASGTPLKGKRILVAKPGLDGHDIGAKVIALALRDAGASVIYTGLRKSPEYIARIAIDEDVDAVGLSILSGSHNELVARTVALLAEQGAGDIPVFVGGTIPADDRAAFLAAGIRGVFTSDMPLDHVIDAVARVLG, encoded by the coding sequence ATGAACAGCTCAACGCAAATGGCTGACAGCACGTCCGCAAGCCCGGCGAGTCCAGCGTCCGGTACGCCGCTCAAGGGCAAGCGGATTCTCGTTGCGAAACCCGGTCTCGACGGTCACGACATCGGCGCCAAGGTGATCGCGCTGGCGCTGCGCGACGCCGGCGCGAGTGTGATCTACACGGGCCTGCGCAAGAGCCCGGAGTACATCGCGCGCATTGCGATCGACGAGGACGTCGACGCCGTCGGCCTGTCGATTCTTTCCGGCAGCCATAACGAACTGGTCGCGCGCACCGTGGCCTTGCTGGCGGAGCAGGGCGCGGGCGACATTCCGGTTTTCGTCGGCGGGACGATTCCGGCCGACGATCGCGCCGCGTTTCTCGCGGCCGGCATTCGCGGCGTTTTCACGAGCGACATGCCGCTCGATCATGTGATCGATGCCGTGGCCAGGGTGCTCGGATGA
- a CDS encoding enoyl-CoA hydratase/isomerase family protein gives MSQPSNLPTNAADSAASVLSEARDGMLHVTINRPDKRNALNRATLDMLRGVFSDAARDTTLHAVVLTGAGDRSFAAGGDLREFDALRSEADAGAGALFDHAAATLDAIRATPVPVIAALNGTALGGGAELAIACDYRLAAPHACFGFVQATLAITTGFSGGADLVALLGPARAMRVLAQAAVLGAQEARALGLVDGVCADGQSLGEYVAQFAQPFVDRPAHVVRAVKRIAAAHRRAAAASTRDEERAAFVATWTAPEHWAEAQKFLDRRRADTQAPSS, from the coding sequence ATGAGCCAACCGTCCAACCTTCCAACGAACGCCGCGGATAGCGCCGCTTCCGTATTGAGTGAAGCGCGCGACGGCATGCTGCATGTGACGATCAATCGCCCGGACAAGCGCAATGCGCTGAACCGCGCCACGCTCGACATGCTGCGCGGCGTGTTCAGCGATGCCGCACGCGACACGACGCTGCATGCCGTCGTGCTGACAGGCGCGGGCGACCGCAGCTTCGCGGCGGGTGGCGATCTGCGCGAGTTCGACGCGTTGCGCAGCGAGGCGGACGCGGGCGCGGGCGCGTTGTTCGATCATGCGGCCGCCACGCTCGATGCGATCCGGGCCACGCCGGTGCCAGTAATCGCGGCATTGAACGGCACGGCGCTCGGCGGCGGCGCTGAACTTGCGATTGCCTGTGATTACCGGCTTGCGGCGCCTCACGCCTGCTTCGGTTTCGTGCAGGCGACGCTGGCGATCACCACGGGTTTTAGCGGCGGCGCCGATCTGGTCGCGCTGCTCGGTCCCGCCCGCGCGATGCGCGTACTCGCGCAAGCCGCGGTGTTGGGCGCGCAAGAGGCGCGCGCGCTTGGTCTGGTCGACGGCGTGTGTGCCGACGGGCAATCGCTCGGCGAATACGTGGCGCAGTTCGCGCAACCGTTTGTCGACCGGCCGGCGCATGTCGTGCGCGCGGTGAAGCGGATCGCGGCGGCGCACCGCCGCGCTGCCGCGGCATCCACGCGTGACGAGGAGCGAGCGGCATTCGTTGCGACATGGACCGCGCCCGAGCACTGGGCGGAAGCGCAAAAGTTTCTGGACCGCCGACGCGCCGATACGCAGGCGCCGTCGAGTTGA
- the dctP gene encoding TRAP transporter substrate-binding protein DctP, which produces MKIRYLLAALGAAVACSLGSVSIAQADDTITLKMAHQWPDDPNDYVVSTGKKFAQEVMQRSGGKIHIDIFPAESLVKALNMHTALRSGNVDLAIYPYIYAAGAIPQMNLILLPGLWKTPDDVYRFRTSAPWRELEAKMEAYGFKTLCWIQISGGMASKSKPINVPGDLAKQKVRGAGKMMEAALQSAGASTVSMASSETYSAMQLGLLDGLWTSSGTFGSYRLYEVARYYNSPEQYSIYYTIEPIAISMKTWNRLTPAQQKIMTDVGQSLEQSAFEGAKADDRRVAQLFASHGVQIHKMTLDEWTQWQKLFQQVSFPKFRNEVPDGAHLLDESTALYK; this is translated from the coding sequence ATGAAGATTCGTTATCTGTTGGCCGCGCTAGGTGCGGCTGTGGCCTGTTCGCTGGGAAGCGTGAGTATCGCGCAGGCGGACGACACGATCACGCTGAAAATGGCGCACCAGTGGCCCGACGATCCGAACGACTACGTGGTGTCGACCGGCAAGAAGTTCGCGCAGGAGGTGATGCAGCGCTCCGGCGGCAAGATCCACATCGACATCTTTCCGGCGGAGTCGCTCGTCAAGGCGCTGAATATGCACACCGCGCTGCGCAGCGGCAACGTCGACCTGGCGATTTATCCGTACATCTATGCAGCGGGCGCGATTCCGCAGATGAACCTGATTCTTCTGCCGGGACTCTGGAAAACACCGGACGACGTCTACCGTTTCCGCACCTCGGCGCCGTGGCGCGAACTCGAAGCAAAGATGGAAGCCTACGGCTTCAAGACGCTGTGCTGGATCCAGATCTCCGGCGGTATGGCGTCAAAGTCCAAACCGATCAATGTGCCCGGCGACCTCGCGAAACAGAAGGTGCGGGGCGCCGGCAAGATGATGGAGGCCGCATTGCAGAGCGCGGGCGCGAGCACGGTGTCGATGGCTTCGTCTGAAACCTATAGCGCGATGCAACTGGGGCTGCTCGACGGTTTGTGGACCTCGTCGGGCACGTTCGGCTCGTATCGCCTCTACGAGGTTGCCAGGTACTACAACTCGCCGGAACAGTACAGCATCTATTACACGATCGAGCCGATCGCGATCAGCATGAAGACGTGGAATCGCCTTACGCCCGCCCAGCAGAAGATCATGACCGACGTTGGCCAAAGTCTCGAACAGAGCGCGTTTGAAGGCGCGAAAGCGGATGACCGGCGCGTCGCGCAACTGTTCGCGAGTCACGGCGTGCAGATTCACAAGATGACGCTCGATGAATGGACACAATGGCAAAAGCTCTTCCAGCAAGTGAGCTTTCCCAAGTTCCGCAACGAGGTGCCTGACGGCGCGCATCTGCTCGATGAAAGCACGGCGTTATACAAGTAA
- a CDS encoding ArgK/MeaB family GTPase — translation MSESLRVLRTQAEASARRIGFTGPPGAGKSTLIARLAKARAARGESLAIIAIDPSSPKTSGALLGDRVRMDALLADTDVYIRSLPSGRSADGLSDNLADVLAAVEAEGFAEILVETVGVGQVEYGARTLVDTLVLTMGPHSGDQVQAMKAGVLETADIVVVNKADLPGAERMAQDIGSVLERNRANGRRVAPVLLAAANDAESVERLSRAIDEHTQWREQHVSRQETGEARALFHTRSLLNRRIGELIETLPSNTRGAPVADIYSHVVRLLNESG, via the coding sequence GTGTCTGAATCGCTTCGGGTGCTGCGCACGCAAGCCGAAGCGAGCGCACGCCGCATCGGCTTCACGGGACCACCGGGCGCAGGCAAGAGTACCTTGATCGCCCGCCTCGCGAAAGCGCGCGCTGCGCGCGGCGAGTCGCTCGCCATCATCGCGATCGATCCGAGCAGCCCGAAAACGTCCGGCGCGCTGCTCGGCGATCGCGTCAGGATGGACGCATTGCTGGCGGACACCGACGTCTATATCCGTTCGCTGCCGAGCGGCCGTTCCGCCGACGGACTTTCCGACAATCTCGCGGACGTGCTCGCCGCCGTGGAGGCCGAAGGCTTCGCGGAGATTCTCGTGGAGACGGTCGGCGTGGGGCAGGTGGAGTACGGCGCACGCACGCTCGTCGACACGCTGGTGCTGACAATGGGCCCGCATTCGGGCGATCAGGTGCAGGCGATGAAAGCGGGCGTGCTGGAAACCGCGGACATCGTCGTCGTCAATAAGGCCGATTTGCCGGGTGCGGAGCGCATGGCGCAGGACATCGGCAGTGTGCTCGAACGCAACCGGGCGAATGGACGTCGCGTCGCGCCCGTGTTGCTGGCCGCGGCGAACGACGCCGAATCAGTTGAGAGGTTGTCGCGTGCTATCGACGAGCACACTCAGTGGCGCGAACAGCACGTGAGCAGGCAGGAAACCGGTGAGGCGCGTGCGCTCTTTCACACACGCAGCCTGTTGAACCGGCGCATTGGGGAATTGATCGAAACGCTGCCCTCCAACACGCGCGGCGCTCCGGTCGCCGACATTTATTCCCACGTCGTGCGGCTGCTGAACGAGAGCGGGTGA
- a CDS encoding TRAP transporter small permease, whose amino-acid sequence MRQPLDRFARGLDVFCKGVALSVGVAVIATVAVISYGVLAREALHLSDVWVTEVTTYLMAYMTFVGMAALAWQSRHLKVDVLSHHLGERGKRALAVVSTLIVTAVALAIAVLAVQFWWDAYTSGERSWGMFSLPLWIPYSCLAAGALMLAFVQLVRLAVIVCARREVLHEVSVDELVLGRDK is encoded by the coding sequence ATGCGGCAGCCACTCGATCGTTTCGCGCGGGGTCTCGACGTTTTCTGCAAGGGCGTCGCGCTATCGGTCGGCGTCGCGGTGATCGCGACGGTCGCGGTCATTTCGTACGGTGTGCTGGCGCGTGAAGCGCTGCATCTGTCCGATGTGTGGGTCACCGAGGTCACGACCTATCTGATGGCCTATATGACCTTCGTCGGCATGGCGGCGCTTGCGTGGCAATCCCGCCATCTGAAAGTCGACGTGTTGAGCCATCATCTCGGCGAACGCGGCAAGCGTGCGCTGGCCGTCGTTTCCACGCTGATCGTCACCGCCGTGGCCCTGGCGATCGCCGTGCTCGCCGTGCAATTCTGGTGGGACGCCTACACGAGCGGCGAGCGTTCATGGGGCATGTTTTCACTGCCGCTGTGGATTCCGTATTCCTGTCTCGCGGCCGGCGCGCTGATGCTCGCCTTCGTGCAACTGGTGAGGCTCGCCGTCATTGTGTGCGCGCGGCGTGAAGTGCTGCACGAGGTTTCCGTCGACGAACTGGTGCTGGGGAGAGACAAGTGA
- a CDS encoding SDR family NAD(P)-dependent oxidoreductase, with the protein MMTPQKPLGSGFGAATTADEVIAGIDLSGKTAIVTGGYSGLGRETARVLRAAGARVIVPARDMHRAREALVGIDVEIAPMDLLDPASIDAFAASFLESTPVLHMLINSAAIMAVPELTRDPRGYEYQFATNHLGHFQLTMRLLSALRNAGGARVVSVSSIGHRYSPVVFDDPNFERRQYTPWAGYGQSKTANILFAVALDQREKAHGIRAFSLHPGAIADTGLGKHIPREQLIAAGVLDEQGKPVRDPARHLKTIGQGAATQVWCATSPQLNGLGGVYCENVDVAAVMAQQPEKMDMADAMRLTGVVPYAIDPAFADELWGLSERLLNF; encoded by the coding sequence ATGATGACGCCGCAAAAGCCGCTCGGTTCAGGTTTCGGAGCCGCCACCACCGCCGACGAGGTGATTGCCGGCATCGATCTTTCCGGCAAGACAGCGATCGTGACCGGGGGCTACTCCGGCCTCGGGCGCGAAACCGCGCGGGTGCTTCGCGCCGCCGGCGCGCGCGTGATCGTTCCCGCCCGCGACATGCACCGCGCCCGCGAGGCGCTGGTCGGCATCGACGTGGAAATCGCGCCGATGGACCTGCTCGATCCGGCTTCGATCGACGCTTTCGCAGCGTCGTTTCTCGAATCGACGCCGGTGCTGCACATGCTGATCAATAGCGCCGCCATCATGGCCGTGCCGGAATTGACGCGCGACCCGCGAGGGTACGAGTATCAGTTCGCGACCAACCATCTCGGCCACTTTCAGCTGACCATGCGGCTCCTGTCTGCGCTGCGCAATGCGGGGGGCGCTCGCGTGGTGTCGGTGTCGTCGATCGGTCATCGCTATTCGCCGGTGGTGTTCGACGATCCGAATTTCGAGCGTCGCCAGTACACGCCGTGGGCAGGGTATGGACAGTCGAAGACGGCCAACATCCTCTTTGCCGTCGCGCTCGACCAGCGCGAGAAGGCCCACGGGATCCGCGCGTTTTCGCTGCATCCGGGCGCTATTGCCGATACCGGCTTGGGGAAACACATTCCGCGCGAACAGCTGATCGCGGCAGGTGTCCTCGATGAACAAGGCAAGCCAGTGCGCGATCCGGCAAGGCATCTCAAGACCATCGGGCAGGGCGCGGCCACTCAGGTCTGGTGTGCGACGAGCCCGCAATTGAACGGCTTGGGCGGTGTGTATTGCGAAAACGTCGACGTGGCCGCGGTCATGGCGCAGCAGCCGGAAAAAATGGATATGGCGGATGCGATGAGGCTTACGGGCGTAGTGCCCTATGCCATCGACCCTGCATTCGCCGATGAGCTTTGGGGGCTCAGCGAGCGCCTTCTCAACTTCTAG